In candidate division WOR-3 bacterium, the genomic window ATCTCTTTTTGACTTTTCTCGGAAAGTCGTTTGTCGAATAGCGTGATGTCACCGGCCTCAGGTTTACATATGCCGCACAGGAGACGGAGCAGCGTTGATTTGCCGGCGCCGTTCGGTCCGATTATTCCGAGGAATTCACCCTGCGTTACTGAAAGTGATACATCGTCTATTACCCTGCCAGCATCGTAGCTGAAGTTCACGTTCACTGTCTTTAGAGCGGTCATTTCTTGTACAGGTAGATAAAGAACGGAACGCCCACGAGCGAAGTGACAACACCAACCGGTAGCTCGTAGACAGTGATGATGCGCGACAGCGTATCCGCAAGTAGCAGGAAAGTTGCGCCGAGAATGAACGAAGCACCAAGATTATATCGGTGTTTTGGCCCGAAAATAAGCTTTGCGACATGGGGTATGATCAGACCGACAAAGCCGATCGCACCGACGATCGATACGGTCAGGCCAATGAGTAATGCACTCGAAAAAAATATGATGAGCGAGAAGGTCTGGATATTTATGCCCAGACCAGCCGCTGTTTCCGTGCCCTGAGAAATGACATCCAGTTCGCGGTGAAACCGATAGAGGAAAGCCACGAGCGTAATGGAAATGATGATCAAGACGACGATCATTACACGGTTTGAATCGTTGATGATAACGCCGAGATAACCCATGAGCAAATAGAGGATTTCGTATAATTCACGTCCTCCCATTACCATGATGATCATGACTAGGGAAGAGCACAGGAAACTCAGTACCACACCGGCAAGGATGAGGCGGTCTCT contains:
- a CDS encoding iron ABC transporter permease — its product is MTKTGLIIIVFLAAIAAGILVGPTPLDAQILQLRIWRVILGVFAGGVLAFCGCLLQGLFGNPLVEPYTLGSASGAALGASVGILVFGTISPVLAFLGALGTGFFVYTVARIEGGMLRDRLILAGVVLSFLCSSLVMIIMVMGGRELYEILYLLMGYLGVIINDSNRVMIVVLIIISITLVAFLYRFHRELDVISQGTETAAGLGINIQTFSLIIFFSSALLIGLTVSIVGAIGFVGLIIPHVAKLIFGPKHRYNLGASFILGATFLLLADTLSRIITVYELPVGVVTSLVGVPFFIYLYKK